The following nucleotide sequence is from Coffea eugenioides isolate CCC68of unplaced genomic scaffold, Ceug_1.0 ScVebR1_2781;HRSCAF=3874, whole genome shotgun sequence.
ATGCATGCTTCTGGGATCCTGTTCATTCCTTCTACCACCATCACGCGAAACATGTGAGCACAAGGAATCCCCTTTGACTCGAATTTCATGCAAGAGCAGATTAGCTTCTCCATTGACCTATCATAAACCACCCTCCAACTAATTTCGTGTCCACCATATTTCGAGTAATAATATGTACGACTCCCTCCATCCTCGCTCCAGCCCTCAGAAATTAGAAGTCCCTGCCTGTTCAAATGCTTCCTCACCATGAAGAACACATTCCTTGTAAACACCACCGCTGCGCTCCCCTCTAATTCGGGCAGGATTGTGGTTAAGACTGGTTTTGTGTTTTCGCTTGTGTGAACTGCTTTGCTCTCAGTATGTCGAAGCCATGCTATTGCCAAATCAAAACTTCTAACGAATTCATATAGTCGCATTTTTTCATTCAAGTACTCATTCAAAAAAGCATTCATTTTCTCACACCTTTGAGTGCTTCTCATACCTGCAAAAAAATGACCGCGTAAATAGGCCTCTGCCCATAACCTTCTCCTACGGTACAACTTCTTCACCCACTCATTCTCTACCACCCCACATTCATTAACTAACCTAGCCCAGCGATCCTCAAACTCAAGAGTGCTAAACTTTCTCGCCATCAGGTCATACAACCTGTTATTAAACTCCTCGCAGCGAATATTACTCCGTGCATTCCTATGCAAGTGCCACGAACATAGCCTGTGACAAGCATCCGGGAGAAGATTCTTTATCGCTCTTCGCATTGCACTGTCCCCATCTGTCATCACTGCTACTGGCTTTCTACCTTTCATAGCCTCTACAAATGTACTTAGCACCCATTCATATGTTTCAATCCTCTCATCTGATAACAGTGCACAGCCGAAAATAGTACTGTTCAAATGGTTGTTTACCCCTGCAAGTACAACTAGTGGCTTGcggtatttatttgttttgtatgttGTATCAAACACCAATACATCTCCAAATACACTGAAGTCCACACGAGATTTAGAATCTGCCCAAAACAACCTTGCCAATTTTCCTTCGTTATCTACATGATATTTataaaagaacatgtcatcggCATCCTTCTTCGCTGCCAAGAACCCAAGTGCCCCTTCTGCATCGCCATTAAAAATATCTTTTCTACGTTCCTCGTCCATTCGGTTATACAGATCCTTAATGCAAAATCCCACGTTACTATACCCTCCGGCTTTGATAACAAAATGTTTCATTATCTGGCATATTCTGGCCCCAACCAACTTTAGACTTTTTGCCTGCGCATATTCTGCATCGCTCACTTTTCTATGCGACCTAAGGTGTTGCACACTTGCCTCTGATGCCAGCGGGTGATTGTGCTCCATAATGAAACGTGTCACCACATACTTTACCGATTCTGTGTCATATTTCACGCGAAAGCAAGCCCCACACCCGGTCCTTGTGATTGCTTTTGCTTCTCTTTTCCGGTCTTCATAATTAAACCACTTTTCATTCCTATAACCTTCACAGCAACATACCCATTTTCTAAATCTTGAAATGCCATCTTCATCTCGTTTGGCATTACTTTTACGAATCCCAAATCCGCTTAGTTTCGCATACAAATTATAAAATTCCCCAGCTTCTTCCGTGTCAAATGTTAATTTCATTACGTCATCCACGCCTATTGCGCCCACCAATTCATCTGCCTCCTCATCTTCGTGTCCTCCTATTGAACCACCGCTTTCTTCACTGCATGTGTCTCGGTCACACTCAGGTTCTTGGTTAAGGTCAAATGACATTAACCTGCCGCAACCATCCATCCCCATTTTTCCCTTCTCTGTTTCCTGCACCATGTCATGAGTTTTAAGCACCCCATCCTGCCCCATACTTACAACCCCTGTGTGGTTGTTCAATGCTTTTTCTAACCATGGTCgcttaacatttttttttcagccTCCCCATATGCTTTCGTTTGTAACATAAATACTGATCGTCTACTAATGGAACAAAACATATATACACGATCATTTCACTTAACAAACCATACTTTACCTCACAACTTTCACAAAATGCAGACGATAAACATTACTCTAACATTCATATACACAGTTTTTATAAGTGTGGCTGATGCAATTATATCAACCTTTAGCACAAAATACCACTATCGACATGCATTTTCATTAACACCAACAAACTCAACCTCTACTGTgtgtttctttaattcttttcacATAACCATGCGCAATGCAGTATGGGGGCCATTATCGATGTCCACACGGCCATCCAAATCACTCTATTTTAAGACTTTAGTCCTGTTACAACGTCTTCTTCACGTCTTCACTCATTTCTGCTTAATTTCCTTTACACTATTTAATACAAATTAGAGGACCAACATTTCCTACGTACGTACACAAAGCTCCGTGCACAAATAAACTGCGATAATTTCCCGGTTTCGTTACATCTTCGTTCGAAGACGCAGGGTCTTACACCCCGTACTTCGTATTCCTTATTCCTCTATCATTACCTCTTACAAGAACTGTAGAAATCACCCTAGTAGACGTACATGTGTTTTACTCGTTATTttactccatttttcaaagttaTGGAAAAACTCAAAAAAGTACTCACCTTTGATTTCTCTGCTTCTGTTCCACGCCGCTGCATTCTGTCACCACAGCTTCGCAAGGGCCTTCCTCAGATATATCTACCGTCACCGCCTGCGCCTAAATTTACGCCAGTAGACACCACCTCTGTCTATTCCGCCTTGACTTCTTCTTTACCAAATTTTTGCCTTCGATTCCGACGTCCACCTGTCTTCAAACACACGCATCACTGCGGGCCCCAACATGGCTGTGTGTTTAGTACCTAATACGCTTCCTCTTCGGTGGCCCCAGCATGGCTTTGTTTAGTactgctttctttttttcttcgaTGTTTTATACAACAGAACCGACACCGGCTGTTAATTTTTATGCTTTCCGATCAAAAATTTTGTATTCTACGAAATTGGGTTCTCCTGAACGTCTGATGGACGAAAGCCGTAAACAGCAGGTCGTTTATAAGACAACCGTTTTAACTAAATTTTATCCCATTACCCAACATTTGTATTTAAGGCACGTTGGGTACTCTGTCACTGTAATGGTTGAAAGGCacaaagagctggtcttttactCACCAAcgggtttaatttctttttatcCGATAAATCAGTCTGTCTTTATGCCACCTTCGGTATTATGTTGTTGTAATGTAAGAGAGCCAAGGGGAGCTGAAACTTTTAAACTGGGACACCCGTTTGAATATAAGATTGACCAATCCAAAATGGATTTAATCTTTAGTTGTAGTgcaggaaagccataaagagttggctATTTATTCTAAAATGCATTCCAATATGGGTACTGCGTTGTTATTATGGACGAAAGAGTTGTAAATTGGGGTTGTTTTAATAAAGTTAACGGGTTTTTTTTTACTCCTTACcccattatatttatgttaattccGTTTCACCCCAATACATTTCCAACATTTGCCGTACGCTACATTCACCGCGGTTATAGGTCACCACTTACTTTTTTAGAAACATTCCCTTCATCTCCGTACATGTCAGGTTGCTACGTGCCAGCTTCTTTGCCATATAATTTACTTTCCATACCTGTCTTTGAAATATGTGAATACACTACAGAATTTACTTACAAGTAATATGTTACAAACCAAATTGAGAAACTTTTTTGCGGAGAAATGGATCATTCCCCACCACGAAAACCATACTTGGACGAAGACGTGGGATGGTCCCATCAGCTGGATAAACCGGTTTCTTTTTAGTTAAAAATCGTATGGCAATTGAATATTCCATGGCACTCACTTGCCTAACCCGAGgacaaaaattgcaaaataatgCGTTACATAAATATCAAGGGCATCATGTAAAACCACGAAATCTTGATTTAAAGGAGGCAATGCTGGCATATTAAATCAGTcctaaaaaatagaaattttcatATAATTATTTAACATTATTTTAATCAAATTAAGATTTTAGTAATACTACTATTGGAGTCAAGTTATGGTAGTTTCATTATttagaaattaatattttattagaaagtttttggtgattttaagACTTGTTTACCAAATCATCTAATCTTTAAATTGGGAGTcttaatattattattagtCAAGAAGAGTGAAAATTTGAGAGCGTTGAATTTGAAAGCATTAGCATTGTTTTTATGGTGTGTgattaatatattatttttggtaTTATTTCTCTTCTCccacacatatatatatctcTTAAGTTTTGACTCTCTCAATAAAAATACAGACTACATATAAGAAAGACGTCCAACAATAAAGGTGGATTACCTAACTTTTAAAACACTGCCTCGAAAACTTTGGCTCTTTTAATGCAAATATGGACGACAAACAAAAGAGACGTCCGGTGATAAAACCATAATGATTGTAAAattaaactttcaaaaattttgacaatTACCATTAGTCAAGACGTGTTTACATACAAAGATATCTAAAGATCCAAGTATAAACAACTTTTTTGGATGCTTACCAATCAAAGGGGTTCAATTTGAATATTCGAAACAAGTGTGCATATTGGTTAGCAAAGTTGGTTGTTCAACTAGTTAGGAATGCTGAATGAGAAGGAAATTTTTTCATGTGGCTTTAGGAGAGTGCACAAAATGATTACAAAGGAAGTAGAGATGTTGTATCAAACATTGTGATATCAAGTTAATGCAATCAAATTGAttttcgataaaaaaaaaaaaaaaaattggatccTCGAAACAATTACACATACAACACCTTAGTCCCCACGCTATAAACCCG
It contains:
- the LOC113757148 gene encoding protein FAR1-RELATED SEQUENCE 5-like, which produces MGQDGVLKTHDMVQETEKGKMGMDGCGRLMSFDLNQEPECDRDTCSEESGGSIGGHEDEEADELVGAIGVDDVMKLTFDTEEAGEFYNLYAKLSGFGIRKSNAKRDEDGISRFRKWVCCCEGYRNEKWFNYEDRKREAKAITRTGCGACFRVKYDTESVKYVVTRFIMEHNHPLASEASVQHLRSHRKVSDAEYAQAKSLKLVGARICQIMKHFVIKAGGYSNVGFCIKDLYNRMDEERRKDIFNGDAEGALGFLAAKKDADDMFFYKYHVDNEGKLARLFWADSKSRVDFSVFGDVLVFDTTYKTNKYRKPLVVLAGVNNHLNSTIFGCALLSDERIETYEWVLSTFVEAMKGRKPVAVMTDGDSAMRRAIKNLLPDACHRLCSWHLHRNARSNIRCEEFNNRLYDLMARKFSTLEFEDRWARLVNECGVVENEWVKKLYRRRRLWAEAYLRGHFFAGMRSTQRCEKMNAFLNEYLNEKMRLYEFVRSFDLAIAWLRHTESKAVHTSENTKPVLTTILPELEGSAAVVFTRNVFFMVRKHLNRQGLLISEGWSEDGGSRTYYYSKYGGHEISWRVVYDRSMEKLICSCMKFESKGIPCAHMFRVMVVEGMNRIPEACISKRLTKGVYSTNNGMKAFVADEQLTQMARYGTLKSSCNSMCYYASYMDDAFNDLQQMFDKHSVDLKEKWIESGYGGDGFAMDSRVMNDRSRRTFGLLDPRVSRCKVTNDLTCDIWVEDCRQATTNEHAHTKRIRTTQQFMMIIWKIVWMNRWKNQLKLVRGGATQANGEDKHLHHKHAVAVEGTQVTNKEVQEKDEAQLL